A part of Vespertiliibacter pulmonis genomic DNA contains:
- the pnuC gene encoding nicotinamide riboside transporter PnuC, protein MNSTQIVQQLKHEFLDGWKPFEVIWLFLFIALQIGVYIYNPDSVLGMIAGISGLVCNVFITKGKISNYLFGLIFAYSYFYVSWGANYLGEMNTTLYVYIPAQFIGYFLWKQNMQKESGADTVIVKSLSIKGAILVVALMTVGTLIFVQILNAAGGSSTGLDGLTTIIVVAAQALMLLRYREQWLLWILLNVLSIILWADNTSMYLMYSAYLLNSVYGYYNWIKLQKAKN, encoded by the coding sequence ATGAATTCAACGCAGATCGTGCAACAACTTAAACACGAATTTTTAGATGGCTGGAAGCCATTCGAAGTTATTTGGCTTTTCTTATTTATTGCCTTACAAATTGGTGTCTATATTTATAACCCTGATTCTGTGTTAGGAATGATTGCGGGTATCTCTGGGCTTGTCTGTAATGTATTTATTACTAAAGGAAAAATCAGTAACTATTTATTTGGGCTAATTTTTGCATATAGTTACTTCTATGTTTCTTGGGGAGCGAACTATCTCGGGGAAATGAATACAACGTTATATGTTTATATTCCTGCTCAATTTATCGGCTATTTCCTTTGGAAACAAAATATGCAGAAAGAGTCTGGAGCAGATACTGTTATCGTTAAGTCTTTGAGTATAAAAGGCGCAATTCTTGTTGTTGCATTAATGACAGTTGGAACATTAATCTTTGTTCAAATATTGAATGCGGCAGGCGGAAGCTCTACTGGATTAGACGGTTTAACAACGATTATAGTTGTGGCAGCGCAAGCCTTAATGTTATTGCGTTATCGTGAGCAGTGGTTGCTATGGATTTTATTGAATGTGCTATCTATTATTCTTTGGGCAGATAATACGTCAATGTACCTTATGTACTCTGCTTATTTGCTAAATTCAGTGTATGGCTATTACAACTGGATAAAATTACAAAAAGCAAAAAATTAA
- the hda gene encoding DnaA regulatory inactivator Hda — MQLSLPIHQVDDETFENFYSGNNLLLLDSLYQNFSEVNQPFFYIWGGKSSGKSHLLKAIINHFLIEQRTASYIPLEKSHYFSASVLDNVEQLDVVCLDDLQAIMGDPEWELAIFNLFNQIREQQGLFNQGHKTLLIISANCPPHQLKIELPDLRSRLTWGEVYRLDDLSDDQKISILIQYARNKGFELSDDVANFLFKRLDRELQTLISKIDLLDRASLQAKRKLTIPFVKEVLAL; from the coding sequence TTGCAACTATCATTACCTATTCATCAAGTTGATGATGAAACGTTTGAAAATTTCTATTCAGGCAACAATTTATTGTTGTTAGATTCTCTATACCAAAATTTTTCTGAAGTAAACCAGCCATTTTTCTATATTTGGGGAGGGAAAAGTAGTGGTAAAAGTCATTTACTTAAAGCAATTATTAACCATTTTTTAATTGAGCAACGTACAGCCAGCTATATTCCTTTGGAAAAATCGCACTATTTTTCTGCCAGTGTGCTTGATAATGTTGAACAGCTAGATGTGGTATGTCTTGATGATCTACAAGCTATTATGGGCGATCCTGAGTGGGAATTGGCAATTTTTAATTTATTTAATCAGATCCGTGAACAGCAAGGGTTATTTAACCAAGGGCACAAAACCTTATTGATAATTAGTGCGAATTGTCCTCCTCATCAACTTAAAATTGAATTGCCCGATTTACGTTCTCGCTTAACTTGGGGGGAAGTATATCGTTTAGATGATCTTAGTGATGATCAGAAGATCAGCATTCTAATTCAATATGCTCGTAATAAAGGATTTGAATTGAGTGATGATGTGGCTAATTTCCTTTTTAAGCGACTTGATCGTGAATTACAGACATTGATTAGTAAAATTGATCTCCTTGATCGTGCATCTTTACAGGCAAAACGTAAATTAACCATTCCCTTTGTCAAAGAGGTTTTAGCATTATAA
- the ccmA gene encoding cytochrome c biogenesis heme-transporting ATPase CcmA yields MYNKNQLTLLDIACERGETRLFEGCNLQVENGQCWQVEGHNGIGKTSLLRMIVGLSVPVKGKILWNDTSIQKQRESYYSNLFYLGHNAGVKPELSAWENLCFYQKLYNLPANDDVIWNALSKVSLIGREDLPCFHLSAGQQRRVALAKLWLTQAHLWVLDEPFNAIDKKGVAELITHIEQHCQQGGMVILTSHQTVKSEGLHYISLDQFKV; encoded by the coding sequence ATGTATAATAAAAATCAATTAACTTTATTGGATATTGCGTGTGAGCGTGGTGAAACACGTTTGTTTGAAGGCTGTAATTTACAGGTGGAAAATGGGCAGTGCTGGCAAGTTGAAGGGCATAATGGCATAGGTAAAACAAGCCTTTTGAGAATGATTGTTGGGCTTTCTGTGCCAGTAAAAGGTAAAATTTTATGGAATGACACGTCAATTCAAAAACAGAGAGAAAGCTATTATTCAAACCTATTTTACCTTGGTCATAATGCAGGCGTTAAACCTGAACTTTCAGCGTGGGAAAATTTATGTTTTTATCAAAAATTATATAATTTACCTGCCAATGATGATGTTATTTGGAATGCGTTATCTAAAGTATCGCTTATTGGGAGAGAAGATTTACCTTGTTTTCATCTTTCAGCGGGTCAGCAACGCCGTGTGGCATTAGCTAAACTTTGGCTTACACAGGCTCATTTATGGGTACTAGACGAGCCTTTTAATGCGATTGATAAAAAAGGAGTAGCAGAATTGATTACTCATATTGAGCAGCATTGTCAGCAGGGTGGAATGGTTATTTTAACTAGCCATCAAACAGTGAAAAGTGAAGGGTTACATTATATTTCTCTTGATCAATTTAAGGTATAA
- the ccmB gene encoding heme exporter protein CcmB, with translation MILLTIIQRELKIAFRKPAEILNPLWFFLIIITMFPLLIGPNPTLLGKIATGVAWVAAVLSALLSFERLFRDDYLDGTLEQLLILPTGLSQVALAKVIAHWLLTGLPLILLSPITAVLLSLDIEVWWALVLTLLLGTPILSCLGAIGVALTVGLRKGGILLSLLILPLFLPVLIFAASVLEAATLNLSYTGQLAILGAMLVLALTFSPYAIAGALRISLQ, from the coding sequence ATGATTTTACTAACGATTATTCAGCGAGAACTTAAAATAGCTTTTCGTAAGCCTGCTGAAATTTTAAACCCTCTTTGGTTTTTTTTGATTATTATCACAATGTTTCCACTTTTAATCGGACCAAACCCAACCTTATTAGGTAAAATTGCAACTGGTGTAGCTTGGGTTGCAGCTGTTTTATCGGCTTTGCTCTCTTTCGAACGACTTTTTAGAGATGATTATTTAGATGGAACGTTAGAACAACTCTTAATATTACCCACAGGGCTATCCCAAGTTGCATTAGCAAAAGTTATAGCCCATTGGTTATTAACGGGCTTACCGCTTATTTTACTGTCTCCAATTACAGCAGTGTTACTTTCCCTTGACATTGAGGTATGGTGGGCATTAGTGCTTACTTTATTATTAGGCACACCCATTTTAAGTTGTTTAGGAGCGATTGGTGTTGCCCTTACCGTAGGGTTGCGTAAAGGCGGAATTTTATTGAGTTTGTTGATTTTGCCGTTATTTCTTCCCGTATTGATTTTTGCTGCATCTGTGCTAGAGGCAGCAACATTGAATTTAAGCTATACAGGGCAATTAGCTATTTTAGGCGCAATGCTAGTATTAGCGTTAACTTTTTCCCCCTATGCAATTGCTGGGGCATTGAGAATTAGCTTGCAGTAG
- a CDS encoding heme ABC transporter permease, with the protein MWKWLHPYAKSEVQYHLLGKAQPWLGIMSLVLLTIAITLGLAFAPKDYQQGDSYRIIFIHVPAAIWSMGVYASMAVAALVALVWQIRQAHLAMISMAPIGMVFALISLITGAVWGKPMWGTWWVWDARLTSALVLFFLYIGVIALYSAFQDRTVGAKAAGVLSIVGVINLPIIHFSVEWWNTLHQGSTITKFAKPSMAVEMLIPLLLAILGTMLFMLWLSVLRYRSALVYDERKRPWVKVLAQQSR; encoded by the coding sequence ATGTGGAAATGGTTACACCCATATGCAAAGTCTGAGGTTCAATACCATTTGTTAGGTAAAGCGCAGCCGTGGCTAGGCATAATGAGTTTAGTATTACTTACTATTGCAATAACTTTGGGGCTGGCTTTTGCGCCAAAAGATTATCAACAGGGTGATAGTTACCGTATTATTTTTATTCATGTTCCTGCAGCCATTTGGTCAATGGGAGTCTATGCTTCAATGGCAGTTGCTGCACTCGTTGCGTTGGTATGGCAAATTCGCCAAGCTCATTTAGCGATGATATCAATGGCTCCTATTGGAATGGTTTTTGCATTGATTTCATTGATAACAGGTGCAGTTTGGGGAAAACCAATGTGGGGTACTTGGTGGGTGTGGGACGCTCGTTTAACCTCAGCATTAGTACTATTTTTCCTATATATTGGGGTAATTGCGCTCTATTCTGCTTTTCAAGATCGCACAGTGGGGGCAAAAGCAGCGGGCGTTTTATCCATTGTTGGGGTAATTAATCTACCCATTATTCATTTTTCAGTAGAATGGTGGAATACCTTACATCAAGGTTCAACTATTACTAAATTTGCAAAGCCATCAATGGCAGTTGAAATGTTAATTCCACTATTGCTTGCAATTTTAGGCACAATGCTATTTATGCTTTGGCTTAGTGTGTTACGTTATCGCAGTGCTTTGGTTTATGACGAGCGTAAACGCCCGTGGGTAAAAGTACTTGCTCAACAGAGTCGATAA
- the ccmD gene encoding heme exporter protein CcmD — MTFQFDSMADFFAMGGYSFYVWFSYGITFLVCIFLVWQSKREIKQTLRLVKKELKREALK; from the coding sequence ATGACTTTTCAATTTGATTCAATGGCTGATTTTTTTGCGATGGGAGGATATAGTTTTTATGTTTGGTTTTCCTATGGCATTACATTTTTAGTGTGTATTTTTCTTGTATGGCAAAGTAAACGAGAAATTAAACAAACGTTGAGATTAGTAAAAAAAGAGCTAAAGCGTGAAGCTTTAAAATAG
- a CDS encoding DASS family sodium-coupled anion symporter, with the protein MDHYHTNRRTVINSTIFIADIILFFGLLAFLPFDAQANKGLALLAFVAVLWLTEALHVTITALLVPILAIALGIVTSKEALVNFADPTIFLFFGGFALAAALHIQKLDQMIANNIMRLARGKLSLAVVYLLCVTAFLSMWISNTATAAMMLPLAMGILSKLDREKEHNTYVFVLLGIAYSASIGGMGTVVGSPPNNIVASNLNLTFADWLGYGLPVMIILMPLMIGVLYVVFKPNLNRTFKFDFDKIEMSRSRVITLVIFVAIALSWIFSKQLNPLISNLLGIKKITSFDSVIALVAAALLCIARVVSWEEIQKNTEWGVLMLFGGGLTLSTVLGKTGASKVMADGIVFLIQGGHFYLIALIVATFIIFLTEFTSNTASAALLVPIFISIAQALNMPPVGLALIIGLGASCAFMLPVATPPNAIVFGTGEVKQREMVRAGIWLNLLCIFVIATYGYLFWL; encoded by the coding sequence ATGGATCATTATCATACAAATCGCAGAACAGTGATAAACAGTACAATCTTCATTGCTGATATCATTTTATTTTTTGGATTATTGGCATTTCTGCCGTTTGATGCACAAGCTAATAAAGGCTTGGCACTATTAGCATTTGTTGCGGTGCTTTGGCTTACAGAGGCACTCCATGTAACTATTACTGCATTATTAGTTCCTATTCTAGCAATCGCTTTAGGCATCGTAACTTCTAAAGAAGCATTAGTGAATTTTGCTGATCCAACGATCTTTCTATTTTTTGGTGGCTTTGCTTTGGCTGCAGCACTGCATATTCAGAAACTGGATCAAATGATTGCTAATAATATTATGCGTTTAGCCAGAGGTAAGCTGTCTCTTGCTGTTGTTTATTTATTATGTGTAACAGCTTTTCTTTCTATGTGGATTAGTAATACAGCAACAGCAGCAATGATGTTACCGCTTGCAATGGGAATTTTGAGTAAATTAGATAGAGAAAAAGAGCATAATACTTATGTTTTTGTACTATTAGGTATTGCATATAGTGCGAGTATTGGCGGTATGGGGACAGTTGTTGGTAGCCCACCGAATAATATTGTGGCATCTAATTTGAATTTAACCTTTGCTGATTGGTTAGGTTATGGCTTGCCAGTAATGATAATTTTAATGCCACTTATGATTGGCGTACTATACGTTGTATTTAAGCCAAATTTAAATCGCACGTTTAAATTTGATTTCGATAAAATTGAGATGAGCCGTAGCCGTGTTATTACGCTTGTTATTTTTGTGGCGATTGCCTTGAGTTGGATTTTCAGTAAACAGCTTAACCCATTGATTTCAAACTTGTTAGGGATTAAAAAAATTACGAGTTTTGATAGTGTAATTGCTTTAGTTGCAGCCGCATTATTATGTATTGCTCGTGTCGTTAGTTGGGAAGAAATCCAAAAAAATACTGAATGGGGCGTGTTAATGCTATTTGGCGGTGGTTTAACGCTAAGCACCGTGTTAGGAAAAACGGGAGCAAGCAAAGTAATGGCAGATGGTATTGTCTTTTTAATTCAAGGCGGTCATTTTTACCTAATTGCATTAATTGTTGCAACTTTCATTATTTTCTTAACAGAATTTACCTCAAATACAGCAAGTGCCGCATTATTAGTACCTATTTTTATCTCGATTGCTCAGGCACTTAATATGCCACCAGTCGGTTTAGCTTTAATTATTGGTTTAGGCGCTTCCTGTGCATTTATGTTGCCAGTAGCAACACCTCCAAATGCGATTGTGTTTGGTACAGGTGAAGTTAAACAGCGTGAAATGGTTAGAGCAGGAATTTGGCTAAACTTACTTTGTATTTTTGTAATTGCTACTTATGGCTACCTTTTCTGGTTATAA
- a CDS encoding phosphoglycerate kinase: protein MSVKKMADLDLAGKRLFIRADLNVPVKDGKVTSDARIRATIPTLKLALQKGAKVMVTSHLGRPTEGVFEETNSLQPVVDYLNEALDVPVRLVRDYLDGVEVNDNEIVVLENVRINKGEKKNDPELAKKYAALCDIFVMDAFGTAHRAEGSTYGVAEYAPIACAGPLLAAELEALGKALKEPQRPMLAIVGGSKVSTKLTVLDSLSKIADQLIVGGGIANTFIAAEGNNVGNSLYEADLIPEAQRLSKETNIPVPVDVRVGTEFSETAVATEKAVNAVVDGESIFDIGDKSAEQLAEIIRNAKTILWNGPVGVFEFPNFRKGTEIVANAIADATANGAFSIAGGGDTLAAIDLFGIADKISYISTGGGAFLEFVEGKVLPAVEILEKRANS, encoded by the coding sequence ATGTCCGTAAAAAAAATGGCAGATCTTGACCTTGCAGGTAAACGTCTTTTTATTCGTGCAGATTTGAATGTACCAGTAAAAGATGGGAAAGTTACATCTGATGCTCGTATTCGAGCTACTATTCCTACCTTGAAATTGGCGTTACAAAAAGGGGCAAAAGTAATGGTAACTTCCCATTTAGGTCGTCCAACAGAAGGCGTATTTGAGGAGACAAATTCATTACAACCCGTGGTGGATTATTTAAATGAAGCCTTAGATGTTCCAGTACGTTTAGTTCGTGATTATTTAGATGGCGTTGAGGTGAATGATAATGAAATTGTTGTTCTTGAAAATGTCCGTATTAATAAAGGCGAAAAGAAAAATGATCCTGAACTAGCAAAAAAATATGCTGCATTATGTGATATTTTTGTGATGGACGCATTTGGAACAGCTCATCGTGCAGAAGGTTCCACTTATGGTGTTGCTGAATATGCTCCTATTGCGTGTGCAGGACCATTATTAGCCGCAGAATTAGAGGCATTAGGTAAAGCATTAAAAGAACCACAACGCCCAATGTTGGCAATTGTTGGTGGTTCAAAAGTATCGACTAAATTAACTGTTTTAGATTCTCTTTCAAAAATTGCAGATCAACTTATTGTTGGTGGTGGAATTGCAAATACTTTCATTGCTGCTGAAGGAAATAATGTAGGTAATTCCCTTTACGAAGCCGATTTGATTCCTGAAGCTCAACGTTTATCAAAAGAAACTAATATTCCTGTTCCTGTTGATGTGCGTGTTGGCACTGAATTTTCTGAAACTGCTGTAGCAACTGAAAAAGCAGTCAATGCAGTAGTTGATGGTGAATCTATTTTCGATATCGGTGATAAATCTGCAGAACAACTTGCTGAAATTATTCGCAACGCAAAAACTATTCTTTGGAATGGGCCTGTTGGCGTATTTGAATTTCCAAATTTCCGTAAAGGAACAGAAATTGTTGCTAATGCAATCGCAGATGCGACAGCTAATGGTGCATTTTCTATTGCAGGCGGCGGTGATACTCTTGCAGCAATTGATTTATTTGGAATTGCAGATAAAATTTCATATATTTCGACTGGTGGCGGTGCATTTTTAGAATTTGTAGAGGGTAAAGTGTTACCTGCAGTTGAAATTCTTGAAAAACGAGCAAATAGCTAA
- the fbaA gene encoding class II fructose-bisphosphate aldolase, with protein MAKLLDVVKPGVVTGDDVQKVFAYAKEHNFAIPAVNCVGSDSVNAVLETAARMQAPVIVQFSNGGAQFYAGKGLKPTSGARTDVLGAIAGAKHVHELAKEYGIPVILHTDHAAKKLLPWIDGLLDAGEKHFAETGKPLFSSHMIDLSEEPIEENMDICKKYLERMSKIGMTLEIEIGITGGEEDGVDNSDVDESRLYTQPEDVLYVYDQLSPISPRFTIAAAFGNVHGVYKPGNVKLKPSILGDSQVFVSKERNLSNNALDFVFHGGSGSSREEIREAISYGAIKMNIDTDTQWASWDGILKFYKENHEYLQGQLGNPTGPDAPNKKYYDPRVWLRKMEESMSSRLAQSFEDLNCVNVL; from the coding sequence ATGGCCAAATTATTAGATGTTGTTAAACCCGGCGTGGTTACAGGTGATGATGTACAAAAAGTATTTGCTTATGCAAAAGAGCATAATTTTGCAATTCCTGCTGTAAACTGTGTTGGATCTGATTCTGTGAACGCAGTGTTAGAAACGGCTGCTCGTATGCAAGCTCCAGTTATTGTACAGTTTTCAAATGGCGGTGCACAATTTTATGCAGGTAAAGGGTTAAAGCCAACAAGTGGCGCTCGTACCGATGTATTAGGAGCAATTGCTGGTGCAAAACACGTTCATGAATTAGCAAAAGAGTACGGTATTCCTGTTATTCTTCATACAGACCATGCGGCGAAAAAATTACTTCCTTGGATTGATGGCTTATTAGATGCAGGTGAAAAACATTTCGCAGAAACAGGTAAACCGCTTTTTTCTTCACATATGATTGACCTTTCAGAAGAGCCAATCGAAGAGAATATGGATATTTGTAAAAAATATCTTGAGCGAATGAGTAAAATAGGTATGACGCTTGAGATTGAAATTGGCATTACGGGTGGTGAAGAAGATGGTGTAGATAACAGTGATGTCGATGAATCACGTTTATATACTCAACCAGAAGACGTACTTTATGTTTACGATCAGTTAAGCCCGATTAGCCCACGTTTTACTATTGCGGCAGCGTTTGGTAATGTTCACGGTGTGTATAAACCGGGTAATGTTAAATTGAAGCCATCAATTTTAGGTGATTCACAGGTATTTGTATCTAAAGAGCGTAATTTATCAAATAATGCGTTAGATTTTGTATTCCACGGCGGATCGGGGTCAAGTCGTGAAGAAATTCGTGAAGCAATTAGTTATGGTGCAATCAAAATGAATATTGATACCGATACACAATGGGCTTCTTGGGATGGAATTTTGAAATTCTACAAAGAAAATCACGAATATTTACAAGGACAATTAGGTAACCCAACAGGACCTGATGCACCTAATAAAAAATATTATGACCCACGTGTTTGGTTACGTAAAATGGAAGAATCAATGTCTAGCCGTTTAGCGCAATCTTTTGAAGATTTGAACTGTGTGAACGTGCTTTAA
- a CDS encoding ATP-binding cassette domain-containing protein yields MVLLDVQQLCKRFIDRTSLFNKQDFYAVKDVSFQLNHQQTLAIIGANGAGKSTLAKMLVGITEPTSGNIFFKEKRLQYGDYSFRAKKIRMVFQDPNDAFDPNYNIGQILDSPLKLATIFSEENRNERIFKTLKLVGMYPENALIPIQDASSSQKQRVALARALILNPDIIIFDDNLSTLDFSLQSQLTNLLLTLQQRLGLAYIYVGQNLGLIKHLADKLMVIDKGEIVEYGNTKEVLLSPQSPITTRLIESYFGHKLTESAWENK; encoded by the coding sequence ATGGTATTACTTGACGTTCAACAGCTTTGCAAACGTTTTATTGACCGTACTAGCTTATTTAATAAGCAAGATTTCTATGCAGTCAAAGATGTTTCCTTTCAGCTCAATCATCAGCAAACGTTAGCTATTATTGGGGCAAATGGTGCAGGGAAATCAACTTTAGCAAAAATGCTTGTAGGAATTACTGAGCCAACATCAGGCAACATATTTTTTAAGGAAAAGAGATTGCAATACGGTGATTACAGTTTTCGTGCTAAAAAAATTAGAATGGTTTTCCAAGATCCGAATGATGCATTTGATCCGAATTATAATATCGGTCAAATACTTGATTCGCCCTTAAAATTAGCAACAATATTTTCAGAGGAAAATCGTAATGAGAGAATTTTTAAAACATTAAAATTAGTAGGAATGTATCCTGAAAATGCATTAATTCCAATTCAAGATGCTTCAAGTAGCCAAAAACAACGAGTAGCCTTAGCAAGGGCATTGATTTTAAATCCAGACATCATTATTTTTGATGATAATTTAAGCACTTTAGATTTCTCATTACAAAGCCAGCTGACTAATTTATTGCTTACATTACAGCAACGTCTTGGTTTAGCCTATATTTACGTTGGGCAAAACTTAGGGTTGATTAAACATCTTGCAGATAAATTGATGGTAATAGATAAGGGGGAAATTGTTGAATATGGAAATACTAAAGAAGTATTACTTAGTCCGCAAAGCCCGATCACAACTCGACTTATCGAAAGCTATTTTGGGCATAAATTAACAGAAAGCGCTTGGGAAAATAAATAA
- a CDS encoding nitroreductase family protein, with translation MQLIDVIKQRKTIKLFDKNVKISRDELSEILTLAQLSPSKANVQPWRFVVIDDEEKKQTLLGDVAFNIQPCESASALILVLADLRYDKLLGSILDQSIAQGCLASQFRDKQHEFLLNFYNGLSQSQLRDQVLIDTSLSAMQLMLVAKEKGYDTHAIGIFDREEVLEKLAVDSERYVPVMLIAIGKAATSFIPSVRLPLEYTVSWNSGPNK, from the coding sequence ATGCAACTCATTGATGTGATTAAACAACGGAAAACGATAAAATTATTTGATAAAAATGTGAAAATTTCTCGAGATGAATTATCAGAAATATTAACGTTAGCACAACTTTCCCCTTCTAAAGCAAATGTTCAGCCATGGCGATTTGTTGTCATTGATGATGAAGAGAAAAAACAAACATTATTGGGGGATGTAGCATTTAATATCCAGCCTTGTGAAAGTGCTTCGGCACTTATTTTAGTACTAGCAGATTTACGTTATGATAAATTACTCGGATCTATATTAGATCAGTCGATTGCTCAAGGCTGTTTGGCATCACAATTTAGGGATAAACAGCATGAATTTCTACTTAATTTCTACAATGGATTAAGTCAAAGTCAGCTTCGTGATCAAGTATTGATTGATACAAGTCTTTCGGCAATGCAGCTAATGTTAGTAGCAAAAGAGAAAGGGTATGATACGCATGCAATTGGAATTTTTGACCGAGAAGAAGTCCTAGAAAAATTAGCGGTAGACAGTGAACGTTATGTGCCTGTAATGTTAATTGCAATAGGGAAAGCAGCGACGTCATTTATTCCTAGCGTACGGCTTCCTTTAGAGTATACTGTTTCTTGGAATAGTGGTCCTAATAAATAA
- the hutU gene encoding urocanate hydratase, which produces MKKFTRTDNSREIAAPTGTELHCKSWLTEAPFRMIQNNLHPDVAENPKSLVVYGGIGRAARNWECYDKILESLKQLEDNQTLIIQSGKPVGVFQTHEDAPRVLIANSNLVPRWATWEHFNKLDQKDLFMYGQMTAGSWIYIGTQGIVQGTYETFAEAGRQHYQGSWKGRWILTAGLGGMGGAQPLAATFAGAVSLNIECQQSSIDFRLRTGYVDKQANDLEHAYQLIKEHTAKGEAVSIALLGNAAEILPEIVKRAKLGEIKPDFVTDQTSAHDLVYGYLPIGWTVEQWKVAQNDPDRHAQLQADAARSCAIHVQAILDLQAMGVPATDYGNNIRQVAFDEGIKNAFNFPGFVPAYIRPLFCQGKGPFRWVALSGDPEDIYKTDKKIKELFPENTHVHNWLDMARERIHFQGLPARICWLGLGERDKAGLAFNEMVKNGELKAPIVIGRDHLDTGSVASPNRETESMKDGTDAVSDWALLNGMLNVAGGATWVSLHHGGGVGMGYSQHSGMVIVADGTDAAAKRLARVLVNDCGSGVMRHADAGYELAIETAKQYGLDLPMIK; this is translated from the coding sequence ATGAAAAAATTTACTCGAACTGATAATTCTCGTGAAATTGCTGCACCTACAGGCACAGAATTACATTGTAAAAGTTGGCTCACTGAAGCCCCCTTTAGAATGATCCAGAATAATCTTCACCCTGATGTTGCAGAGAACCCAAAAAGCCTTGTCGTTTATGGCGGTATTGGGAGAGCTGCAAGAAATTGGGAATGCTATGATAAAATTTTAGAGAGCCTTAAGCAGTTAGAAGATAATCAAACTCTTATTATACAATCAGGTAAGCCTGTAGGTGTTTTTCAAACACATGAAGATGCCCCGAGAGTATTGATTGCAAATTCTAATCTTGTTCCACGTTGGGCTACTTGGGAACATTTTAATAAGTTAGATCAGAAAGATCTTTTCATGTATGGTCAAATGACAGCTGGTAGTTGGATTTATATTGGTACGCAAGGAATTGTGCAAGGTACTTATGAAACTTTTGCAGAAGCTGGAAGGCAGCATTATCAAGGTAGCTGGAAAGGGCGCTGGATTTTAACTGCTGGCTTAGGGGGAATGGGAGGAGCTCAACCTCTAGCTGCAACTTTTGCAGGTGCAGTATCACTGAATATTGAATGTCAGCAGTCTAGTATTGATTTCCGTTTGCGTACAGGATATGTTGATAAACAGGCAAATGACCTTGAACATGCTTATCAGTTGATTAAGGAACATACTGCAAAAGGGGAAGCCGTTTCTATAGCTCTTTTAGGCAATGCCGCAGAAATCTTGCCAGAAATAGTTAAGCGTGCAAAGCTTGGTGAAATTAAACCTGATTTTGTTACAGATCAAACATCTGCACACGATCTTGTCTATGGTTATTTACCGATTGGTTGGACAGTTGAACAATGGAAAGTTGCACAAAATGATCCAGATAGGCACGCACAATTACAAGCAGATGCGGCACGTTCTTGTGCTATCCATGTTCAAGCAATATTAGATTTACAAGCAATGGGTGTACCTGCTACAGATTATGGCAATAATATTCGTCAAGTTGCATTTGATGAAGGGATAAAGAATGCCTTTAATTTTCCTGGTTTTGTACCTGCCTATATTCGTCCATTGTTCTGTCAAGGGAAAGGCCCATTTCGTTGGGTAGCGTTATCAGGTGATCCTGAAGATATTTATAAAACAGATAAAAAAATAAAAGAGCTTTTTCCAGAGAACACACACGTACATAATTGGCTAGATATGGCTAGAGAGCGTATCCATTTTCAAGGATTACCTGCCCGTATTTGCTGGCTTGGATTGGGTGAACGAGACAAAGCTGGCTTAGCATTTAATGAAATGGTTAAAAATGGTGAATTGAAAGCACCTATTGTTATAGGACGAGATCATTTGGATACTGGCTCTGTAGCTAGCCCAAATCGTGAAACGGAAAGTATGAAGGATGGAACGGATGCAGTATCGGACTGGGCATTATTAAATGGTATGCTTAATGTTGCAGGCGGCGCAACTTGGGTATCTTTACATCACGGTGGTGGTGTTGGTATGGGATATTCACAGCATTCAGGAATGGTTATTGTTGCAGATGGTACTGATGCAGCAGCGAAACGTTTAGCTCGAGTCTTAGTTAATGACTGCGGTAGTGGAGTTATGCGTCATGCTGATGCTGGTTATGAATTAGCCATCGAAACGGCAAAACAGTATGGATTAGATCTTCCAATGATTAAATAA